The genomic DNA CTTCTTACGCAAAATACCATCAGCAGACTGCTGCTCATTAACCAACTCAACTACTGGAACCGATAATATGAAGACTTTATCATCGCCATATTTTAAATTTGTAGCGCTCGCCTGTGCATGTTTGCTATTAACTATATCAGCATGTAATCATGATACTGCGGCTGCTGACGACGCCCCTGTAAAATCACAAACACCGGTTACGGTGACTTCCATCAGCAACGGAACAATGGCCGATTCTATAAGCCTGAATGCCACTTCGTCATTTATGCAAAAAAGTTATGTAAAGGCTAATGCAATAGGTTACATTCAACATGTATATGTAAAACCGGGGCAGTATGTAAGTGCGGGGCAATTGCTGTTCACTATTAAAACAAAAGAAGCGCAAAGTATCGGCAATACCATCAATGTGCTGGATACTACTTTTAAATTTTCGGGTGTAAACCGTATTAAGGCAGCAAGCAGCGGCTATATTACCCAACTGATGCACCAGCTTGGCGATTATGTGCAGGATGGCGAGCAGTTGGCCGCTATAAGCGATAAGGAAAGCTTTGCCTTTGTAATGCAATTACCTTATGAGCTTCAAAGTACTTTACGCAATAATCAGGATATCATACTCACTTTACCGGGTGGCCACACGCTTAGCGGCAGGGTAGCATCGGTTATGCCTTCGGTTGATACGCTATCGCAAACACAGGGTATAGTAATCAAAGTTAACAGCGCCGATCCGATTCCCGAAAACCTGGTGGCAAGGGCGCATATTATTAAATCGGCAAAAAGCAATGTACCCTCACTACCCAAATCTGCCGTGCTGGCCAATGAAACACAAACCGATTTTTGGGTAATGAAACTCATTAATGATACTACAGCCGTCAAGATCCCCGTACAAAAAGGAATCGAAACCAAGAGCCAGGTAGAGATCCTCTCGCCCAGATTTGGACCAGCTGACAGAATTGTGATAACAGGTAATTATGGATTGGCCGATACTGCCAAAGTGAAAATTGTGAAACCATGAAGAACCTGAACAACTTTTTCATCACCCATAAAAAGCCCATCAGTCTGATGCTGTTCATCATACTATTGGGTGGTGGTTTTGCTTATTCGCGCTTGCAAACCTCCCTGTTCCCGGAGATCACTTTCCCCAAGATCAAGATCATAGCCGATGCCGGTTTACAACCGGTAAATAAAATGATGATCACAGTGACCAAACCGCTGGAGAATGCCGTGAAACAAGTGCCAAACCTGCAATATGTACGCAGTACTACCAGCCGCGGAAGTTGTGAAATATCAGCTTTCATGAATTGGAACGCAGATATTGACTTGAGCCAGCAGCAGATACAATCGCGTATTGATCAGATCAAAAATGATCTGCCGCCCGAAGTGAACATCAGTGTTGAAAAAATGAACCCCTCCATCCTGCCGGTAAGCGGGTACACGTTAGAGAGCCATAGCAAATCGCCCATTGAGTTAAAACAGCTGGCTACCTATACCGTAAAACCGTTCCTGTCGCAGGTTGACGGAGTATCGGAGATCAGGGTTATCGGCGGTAAAACCAAAGAGTATTGGCTGGTGCTTAATACACAAAAGATGGGCTCCCTGGGGCTCACGCCAGACATTATTACCAATACCCTGGCTCAAACCGGCTTCATCAAGTCTGAAGGCTATTTGTCTGATTATAAGATGTTGTATTTAACCGTTACAGATGCCTCTGTAAATACCAGTCAGCAGTTGGAAAACCTGGTGATCAGCAATAATCGTAAACGGGTAATACAGCTTAAAGATATTGGCAGCATACAGATCAATCCCGGTATTGAGTACACCAAAGTAAACGCCAATGGCCACGAGGGTGTACTGATAGCCGTAATCAAACAACCTAATGCCAATTTGATCGACCTGTCTGATGCCATGACCCAAAAGGTAGCCGATCTGCAAAAGATCCTTCCTCCTGGTGTAACCATAAAACCATATTATGTTCAGGCCGATTTTGTAAATGCTTCCGTAAAAAGCGTAAGTGATAGTTTATGGATCGGACTGGCGTTGGCTATTATTGTAGCTATCATCTTTTTACGATCGGTAAAGGCCAGTACCACGATACTGGTCACCATACCGGTTACACTCTGCCTAACGCTCATTGTGCTGTACGCGCTGGGTTATACCTTTAATATCATGACGCTGGGCGCTATAGCAGCTGCCATAGGTTTGATCATTGATGATGCCATTGTTGTGGTGGAGCAGATTCACCGCACGCATGAGGAGCATCCGGAAGAGCCTACCCTGACACTACTTCAGCGTGCCGTTGATTACCTTTTTCCGGCCATGGTAGGTTCGTCCATCAGCACCATTGTTATTTTTATCCCATTCGTTATGATGACGGGCGTTGCCGGAGCCTATTTTAAGGTAATGACCAACACCATGATCATTACCCTGGTGTGTTCCTTTTTTGTAACCTGGATAGGCCTACCGGTAATATACCTGTTGCTTACCCGCAACCAAGAAACCAATAGTGTACAGGTTAAAGAAGCCCACGGTGTAAAAAGACAGCGCTGGGTATCCTTTTTTATATTACGCCCTTATTTGAGTATCATCATGATGCTCGCACTTGCCGCGATCATTGTTTTTATCCCGTCAGGATTAAAAACGGGCTTCTTGCCAGATATGGATGAGGGCAGTATTGTACTGGATTATACTTCGCCTCCCGGCACCTCGCTCGAAGAAACCGATCGTATGCTGCGCGATATCGAGAAGATCATCATCAAAGATCCTGAAGTAGCTGCCTATTCACGTAGAACAGGTACGCAAATGGGCTTTTTTATTACCGAACCCAACACCGGTGATTACCTGATACAGCTCAAAAAAGGTCACGATAAAACTACCGAAGAGGTGATAGGCGATCTGCGGCAGAAAATCGAATCTTCCCAACCTGCCCTGCGGGTAGATTTTGGACAGGTAATTGGTGATATGCTGGGCGATCTGATGACCTCTACGCAGCCCATCGAGATTAAAGTTTTTGGGGACGATCAGGTTAAATTACAACAGCTATCTAAACAAATAGCAGCTACAGTAAGCAGCGTAAAAGGCACCGCCGATGTATTTGATGGTATTGTGATTGCCGGTCCATCGGTAAATATTGTACCCGATTATACCAGGCTGGCCCAATATAACCTGACACCCGCCAATTTGCAAACGCAGGTACAATCTGCACTACAGGGCAATATAATAGGTAGTTTGTTCGAGAAGGAACAGCAATCACCTATCCGCATGGTGTATCCTGGCAATCGTTCTTTGGATGTGGCCAGTCTTAAAAACCTAACCGTCTTTTTACCCAACGGCAAACCTCTACCGATCAGTCAGTTGGCAAATGTGGAGTTAAGAACAGGCGACGCGGAAGTACAACGCGAAAACCTGCAGGCCATGGGCGTTATCAGCGCCCGGCTGGATAATGTGGATCTGGGCTCTGTGATGCCATCCATCAAAAAGAATATTAGCGCCATTAATTTACCAACGGGATATCACGTGGAATATGGAGGAGCTTATGCCGAGCAGCAGCAGTCATTCAAAGAGCTATTGATCATTCTGATCACCTCGAGCCTGCTGGTTTTTGGTGTGATCCTTTTTCTGTTCAAACAGTTTCGCATCGCATTTCTTATCCTGGTGGTAGCTGTGCTGGGTATTGGCGGTAGTTTTCTGGCCTTATGGTTAACCCGTACCCCATTAAACGTAGGCAGTTATACTGGCTTAATCATGATTGTAGGCATTATTGGCGAAAATGCCATTTTCACCTTCTGGCAGTTTAGAGAAAGCACCAAACATAATAATATCAACGAGGCTATAATCTATTCTATCTCTACCCGTTTACGCCCTAAGTTGATGACGGCGCTGGGGGCTATTATCGCCCTGTTACCGTTGGCATTGGGCATAGGCGCAGGGGCGCAATTGCATCAGCCATTGGCCATCGCGGTTATTGGTGGTTTCCTGGCAGCATTGCCCCTGTTGTTGATCGTGTTGCCCAGTATGTTATGGCTGCTTTACCGTAATTATACTTTTGTGCATCCACCTGTAACTACATAATTTAACACAGCGGTAAGAGGTGGCACCTACGGAGCCATCTCTTTTTCTATACTTTACCTATAAACAGTTTACTCCTCCGGAGTTACGTTTGTACCATTCGTTAAACTCCGGAGGAGTAAACTGTTTATAGGTAGAAAATATTCCTTTAAAAGGCTCCGTCAGGTGCCTCCCATTGGCCATTTGAACTAAAAGCGATTTCCATAAGTCACTTATAATGGCACTTAGCAGTTTTTCAAATATTATACAGAGATTTGCAGGTAAATGATATCCTATGCACATACTCGTTATTGAAGATGAACAAAGAGTAGCCGAGCTGATCAAAAAAGGTCTCGAAGAACATGGCTTCCAGATAACGCTTGCATACGACGGGGAAATGGGAAAAAAACTGTCCTTATCAAAAGAATTTGATCTGATCCTGATGGATATCATTCTTCCAAAGATCAATGGGATAGACCTGTGCAGAGAAATACGAAGTTCAAGACCCGACATTCCTATCATTATGCTGACTGCATTAGGTACTACGGACGATAAAGTAGAAGGCTTTGATGCTGGAGCTAACGATTACCTGGTAAAACCCTTTGATTTCCGGGAGCTTCATGCACGTATCCGCGCCCTAACCAACCGGGTTCAGCATAACAACACTTTTAACCAGGGTTTTATTTTACGCTTTGCCGATCTGGAAATGAATCTGCAAACCAAAATCGTGACCAGGAATAATGAGGTGATCGACCTCACCCCTAAAGAATTTCGCCTACTGGAATATATGATGAAGAACGCCCAGCGAGTTTTATCCAGAACCGAAATAGCCGAAAAAGTTTGGGATACCTTTGATTCGGGTACCAATTTTATTGATGTATACATCAACTATCTCCGAAAAAAAATCGATAAGAATTTCGCCACCAAACTCATACACACCAAGCCGGGAATGGGCTTTATTTTTAAAGAAGGATGAAGATCAGGAACCAACTTTTATTGTTGTTTTTAGTATTGTTCGGGGTGCTCCTGCTGGCCTTTTCTATATTCATATACATTTCTTCGGCACAAACCCGTAAGGATGAATATTTCAAACAACTTAAAAGAGAGGCCATAACCAAAGCCAACCTGCTTTTTGATGCTAAAGTTGCCCCATCGGTATTACAATTGATCTATAAAAATTCCGCCAACTCGTTGTTCGAGGAAGAGGTGGCCGTTTACGATACCTCGTTTAACCTATTATATCATGATGCGGTGCAGATTGATAAAGTAAAAGAAACCCGGAAAATGATCGATCAGATCGTTGAGCAGAAAGAGATCACCTTTGACCAGGGCAGTTTGCAGGTGGTTGGGCTTTTATATACCCATCATGATAAAAACTATGTCCTTACAGCTGCCGCCAATGACGAATATGGGATCCAACGTCTTGGCGAATTAAAAAACACGCTGATCATATCGTTTATCATCATTATCTGTTTTACCGTTATTGCAGGGTATTACTTTGCCGGCAGGGCCCTGAAACCTGTTGCCGAGATTATTGATAATGTAAAAGAAATTACAGCAACCCGCTTGGATATGCGTGTACCCGTAAAAAGCGAAAAGGACGAAATTGGCGAACTGGCCATCACTTTCAACCAGATGCTCGACCGACTCGAGAACTCCTTTAATGCACAAAAAAGTTTTGTTAATAACATTTCCCATGAACTCCGCACTCCACTCGCAACGGTGGTTGGGGAATTGCAACTAGCGTTGATAAAAGACCGTTCCATAACGGAGTATAAAGAGGTGATCCAGCTATCGCTGCACGACGCTAAAAGATTGGTAAAACTGTCCAACGGCCTGCTCGATCTGGCTAAAGCCAATTTTGACCAAAAGGAGGTTAGGATGAAAGAGCTGCGGGTGGATGAATTATTAATGGATGCCCGCGAAACCGTCATTAAAACAATGGATGGTTTTAATGTGGATGTATTGTTTGAGCAGGAAATAGAAAATGACGATAATATTTCTGTGATGGGGAATGAATACTTGTTGAAAGTGGCATTCATCAACCTCATGGAAAACGCCTGCAAATTCTCGCCCGATCATCTGTGCACCGTAACCATCACGTACCTGCATGACAAAGTAATCCTGGCATTTAAAGATAATGGTATTGGTATCAAGCCACAGGATATTCCGCATATTTTCTCGGAATTTTACAGGGGCACCAATAAGGATTTTACCTGGGGCAACGGCATAGGTTTATCCTTAACCGATAAAATAATCGCCATGCATGGGGGCAGTATTACTGTTGCCTCTACAGAAAATAAAGGCAGCACTTTTACCATATCACTCATCCACGTTTAGCCCTTATTTTTCTAATAAATTTCTAATAAATTTCTGTTTCTCCTCTAACGGCCTTTTTCAAAAAGTCGCCTTACTTTTGCTGCACAATAAAAAACAACAGATGGACTCAGGCCCCGAATCGTATTTAATAATTAATAGTTAACCGCCCGCCTATTACATAACCCTGTTATGCTGATGAGGCCGGCACAACAACAGCGTTATGTTCAAATTTCTGACTTTCAGCAAATTGAACCGCCACTATCTGGGAGATGGTGGAAGTTCAAACCATATGCCCGCTACCAATAACGGTGCCGAACAAGAGGTATTTTCTAATCATATCTTTTTCAGCAGCCCTGCCGGCGAACTTTTCGATTACCGTCAACTCAAAAAAAGGAGGAAGATTCGCCATGCTCACAATTTATGATTTCACTTTAAGGCTAACCGTGGCCTTTATACTCGGTGCTGTGATCGGTACCGAGCGTCAGTGGCGGCAACGGATGGCAGGCCTCCGCACCAATATGCTGGTAGCACTGGGAGCAAGCATGTTTGTAGCCTTAGCGGCAAAGATAGGTGGTGATGCCACTGGTCGTGTAACCTCTTATGTGGTAAGTGGCATAGGTTTCCTGGGTGCCGGCGTCATCATGAAAGATGGCGTTAACATCAGGGGCTTAAACACTGCAGCTACCCTGTGGTGTTCAGCAGCTGTGGGCGCGTTCTGTGGTACAGGTTTTATTGCAGAAGCCTGTATCGGGTCGGCATTTATTATTATTACCCATGTAGTAATGCGTCCTTTGGGAACCCGGCTAAGTCAGCTGCCTATCCATAAGGATGCATCCGTTCCGGTGCACTATCTCATCATCATTAAATGCAGGCAGGAGGTTGAAAATCATCTCCGCGTATTGCTGCTGCAGTTTACCAATCATGATGAAAAGATTCTGCTTCGTTCGCTCAAAAGTACCGACGATAATGACAGCACCATAGCCGTTATCACCGCCGAGATCCTGGCTAATGGAAATGAAGATGCCACCATGGAAAAAATAGCAGGCCGCCTTACCATAGAGCATCAGGTTTATGAAGTAAGCTGGAATAAAGCCGGTCATGAAAACGATCTGTAGAAACTAAAATGATACTATACGCCATTATATTAATAGCCATAGGTATAGCTGCCGACAACCTGATGATAGCCGGATTAACCGTGAGCAAAACCGCTTCTATATCCAATAAAAAATGGATTATTATCCTGTTGCTGCTCTTTATAGTCCAGTATCAAATGCTGCTATTGGGTAAAACGGTTGGAGGCTGGGCGCATTACTTAACTGGTAGCAATCCGAATTTGCTGGGTATGGGTTTGCTATTGTCTGTGACTATTAATATTTGCAGAGAGCTTTTTCAGCAGAAGGTTACTCATCCGGTGATTAGCTATACACCAGATAATCTTTTACTACTTGCTTTTAGTACCTCTATGTACGTTTTCCTATTTAGCGTAGCTGTGCAATGGTTAAACGTTCATGATCAAAGGCTAAACTACTGGTTAGCGGGCGCTATTCTGATCTTTCTGAACGCAGGCATCATATTAGGCCGCTTACAGCTCTATAAACCTCTGCGCTTTATTCGCTTTACCTGTACCGGAATGTTATTAGCCGGTACATTAATACTCATTTTAAAGACCCTATAAATATTAAGGAATGCTGACTATCAATAAAACCTCACTAAGAAAAGTGGCAGCTGACGGAAAAAAGATCCTGCTGAACGGCAATGAAGAAGCCGCGGCAACCAAACTCAAGAACGCTTCATCCCATGATCTGGATTTTTCCCTGGCCATGCTGGATAGCGCTCTGGAAGGCCTGTCATTGGCCCAGGCTAAGGATCGTTTGGAAAGATTTGGCTTGAATGAGGTGCATCATGAAAAAGCACCGTCCTGGTTCAAACAACTGATTGAGGCTTTTATCAATCCCTTCATTGGTATCCTGCTTATTATTGCTGCCATATCATTTATACTGGATGTTTGGTTGGCCAAGCCCGGAGAAGCCGATTATAAAACCGTGCTCATGGTAGGCATTATGGTGATGACCAGCGCCCTGTTACGCTTTGTTCAGGAATACCGGAGTAACCGGGCAGCCGAGCAGCTCAAAAGCATGGTTACCACCACGGCAACCGTTTTACGGAAACCAGTTGGTAAAAAAGAATTCGATATTAAAAAACTGGTACCTGGCGATATTGTATTTCTTTCGGCCGGGGATATGATCCCTGCAGATTGCCGCATCATGCAATCCAAAGATCTTTTTGTAAGCCAGGCCATGTTAACCGGCGAATCTTTACCGGTTGAAAAAAGGAGCTTCCCCGTGCGGGATGCAGACAGCAAACCTTTGGTTGAACTGGATAATATATGCTTTATGGGCACCAATGTGGTGAGTGGTTCGGCTATGGCCATTTGCGTAAACACCGGCAATCAAACCTATTTTGGTTCGCTTAGTAAAGACATTGTTGGCAAACGCGCCGAAACAAGTTTTGACAAAGGTGTAAATAAAGTAAGCTATTTACTTATCCGGTTCATGATGGTTATGGTTCCCCTGATATTCTTAATCAACGGGTTGGTTAAAGGTAACTGGTGGGAAGCGCTCTTATTTGCCATTGCGGTTGCAGTAGGATTAACCCCCGAAATGCTGCCCATGATTGTAACGGCCAACCTGGCTAAAGGCGCCGTTAACATGAGCAAAAGAAAGGTGATCATCAAACGACTTAGTGCCATTCAAAACATAGGTGCCATGGATATTCTGTGCACCGACAAGACTGGTACGCTAACCATGGATAAAATTGTGCTGGAAAAACACCTGAACATTTTTGGAGATGAGGATGAAGAAGTATTAAAATGGGCCTATCTGAATAGTTTTCACCAAACCGGATTGAAAAACTTATTGGACGTAGCTGTTCTGGAGCATATAGAAATTCATGAATATCTAAAAGTAGAAGAGTACTATTTAAAAGTTGACGAGATCCCTTTTGATTTTCAGCGCCGCCGGATGTCTGTTATTTTAAAACAACGGAATGGCAAACATTTACTCATCTGTAAAGGCGCGGTGGAAGAAATGCTCGATTTGTGCAATTACGCTTTTGATCCCGGCGAGGATAAACAATTACACATCGAGTCGGACAAGATTATGCCGATGGATGAAAGCCGGAGAAACATGATCCTCAATACTTCTAAAAAGCTAAATGCCGAGGGTCTGCGGGTTTTATTGGTGGCTATTAAAGAGTTTGACGACCGGGCCCTCACCTATTCTGTAGATGACGAAAAGGACATGATCCTTACCGGCTTTATCGGTTTCCTTGATCCCGCGAAACCATCGGCAAAAACCTCTATCGAGGCTTTACAGAAGCTTGGGGTTAATGTAAAAGTACTCACCGGCGATAACGAGATCGTCACTAAAAAAATCTGCCGCGATGTGGGCATACCCTACAGCCGCATCCTGCTCGGAAGCGACGTAGAACAAATGAGTGATGACGAACTGAAACACCAGGTAGATGATGTTTCTATCCTGGCCAAACTTAGTCCTCTACAAAAATCACGGGTGGTTAAAATATTACAGTCCAAAGGGCATACTGTTGGCTTCATGGGCGATGGTATTAATGACGCGGCAGCTTTAAGAGACGCCGATGTTGGCATTTCCGTAGATACTGCCGTGGATATCGCCAAAGAAAGTGCTGATATTATTTTGCTCGAGAAAGATCTGATGGTTTTGCGCAAAGGCGTGATCTATGGCCGCCGGACATTTGGCAACATCATCAAATATATTAAAATGACCGCGAGCAGTAATTTTGGCAATATGTTCAGCATGTTGGGTGCAAGCGCATTCCTGCCCTTCCTGCCTATGCTTCCTGTTCAAATCCTCATTCAAAATTTATTGTATGATGTATCGCAGATATCTATCCCCTGGGATACTATGGACGAAGAATTTATAGAGCAGCCAAAAAAATGGGATGCCTCGGGCATCACCCGGTTTATGCTGTATATCGGCCCTATCAGCTCTATTTTTGATTATGCCACTTTCGCGGTTATGTTCTTTGTATTCAAGGCCAATAGTCCGGCCCATCAGCAACTGTTTCAAAGTGGGTGGTTTATCGAAGGTCTGTTATCCCAAACCCTCATCGTGCACATGATCCGGACACGTAAAATACCATTCATACAAAGCTGGGCAACCACACCCATCATCGCATTAACCTCACTCATTATGGTGATAGGTATCCTGATCCCGTTTTCGCCATTTGCCGAAAGTTTAAAGATGCAGCCACTTTCGCTAATTTATTTCCCCTGGTTAATTGGCATACTGACAGCTTATTGTGTACTCACCCAGCTGGTTAAAACATGGTACATTAAAAAATTCAATCAATGGCTTTGATGAAATAAGGATTTTAGGAACAAGGAGCAAAGATCCGGGGAGGGCCGTCCGGCAATACAACACTTATAACATATTTAAACCCCTATAATTCAACATGATGAAAAACAATTTTCATGTTGCCCTGTGCATTATAGGCACAGGGCTGGTGGCAGCCTCATGCCATGAACATAGCACAGAGCAAGTTGCTAACTTATTTGCGGTACAGGGCGATACCATTACGGTCACCTCCCACTCCCATTTAAAAGACAGACTTAAAACAATTACTTTAAAAGACGAACCTTACCGTTTACAGATCATCACCACAGGTATTATCAAAGCCATACCAACGCAGTACGCAGAAATAGCTCCTCCTTTTCAGGGAAGGGTTACTAAGACGTATTTGCACTTAGGTATGAAAACTACCCCATCAACACCCTTGTTTGAGATCAGCTCTCCGGATTTTATAACCGCGCAAAAAATCTTTTTCCAGGAAAAATCGCAGATGCTGCAAACTCAAAAAACCTTAAAACGGCAACAGGATCTGATGGCTAATGGCGTGGGTACGCAAAAAGATCTGGAAGAAGCCCAAACTGCTTATGAGGTCGAAAAAAAGGAATATGAAAATGCGGTTATCGGTATTAAGATATTCAAAGCCGATCCTGAAAAACTATCCCTGGGTCAGCCATTGGTGGTACACGCTCCCATTAACGGCGAAGTGGTAGATAACAAAGTAGTATTAGGACAATTTATAAAAGATGATGCGGCCAGCGTAGCTACCGTAGCCGATCTGTCAAAAGTATGGATAGCCGGACAGGTGAAAGAAAAAGACATCCGGTATGTACATCAACAGGATGAATGCGATATTCAGGTATCTGCCCTGCCCGGGAAACACCTCAAAGGCAAAGTATATCACGTAAATGATATCGTTGATGACGATACCCGAAGTGTACAGGTGTTGATGGAGTGTAACAATACCGACCATGCACTTAAACCCGGCATGTATGCCACAGTAGATTTTATTGACGCCCCTACATCTGCCATCTTGATACCTCAAACTGCCCTGTTACAAATGAGCGGAAGCAATTTCGTTTTTGTGGCTTCGCCCGACGGAAAATATATTAAACGAAAAGTAGTAACCGGCGGAAACGACAATGACCGCGTAGTTATCACATCCGGCTTAAAAAGTGGCGACACGATCATTTCAGAAGGTGGCTTTTATTTATTGGAAGCACGGTAACCTTATAACCTATACTGTATGAAAAAATTAATATTTACCGCAATAAAAAAGCGCTGGCTTTTTGTGGCCTTATTTGTGCTTCTGGCTTTCTTTGGTTACTACTCCTGGAAACAATTATCTATTGAAGCCTATCCCGATATTGCCGATGTAACTTCGCAGGTAGTAACACAGGTTCCGGGCCTCGCGGCAGAAGAGGTAGAACAGCAGATCACTATACCCATTGAGCGTTCATTGAACGGGT from Mucilaginibacter inviolabilis includes the following:
- a CDS encoding efflux RND transporter periplasmic adaptor subunit, whose translation is MMKNNFHVALCIIGTGLVAASCHEHSTEQVANLFAVQGDTITVTSHSHLKDRLKTITLKDEPYRLQIITTGIIKAIPTQYAEIAPPFQGRVTKTYLHLGMKTTPSTPLFEISSPDFITAQKIFFQEKSQMLQTQKTLKRQQDLMANGVGTQKDLEEAQTAYEVEKKEYENAVIGIKIFKADPEKLSLGQPLVVHAPINGEVVDNKVVLGQFIKDDAASVATVADLSKVWIAGQVKEKDIRYVHQQDECDIQVSALPGKHLKGKVYHVNDIVDDDTRSVQVLMECNNTDHALKPGMYATVDFIDAPTSAILIPQTALLQMSGSNFVFVASPDGKYIKRKVVTGGNDNDRVVITSGLKSGDTIISEGGFYLLEAR